One part of the Scatophagus argus isolate fScaArg1 chromosome 12, fScaArg1.pri, whole genome shotgun sequence genome encodes these proteins:
- the vimr2 gene encoding vimentin isoform X3, with amino-acid sequence MAMLRVSSYRKLFEEDDWRSGGLNVQCAGQYGSSIRGAAINECDCDKLDFAATKTINQDGLNQFVQDRTIIAALNDRLIRLIEVARCFEEENESLECQIVELEEKLNSRRASSRVTSSVAEPDCSLDAVVERLRREKNEILCDTEELQKELERLMKEYEKAAQQRITLQEEQQDVAEEVDAVTAWCLALREQVAIYEEQLANMEAQHKTALESLLEPAEGTTGAVAAIKFGSPDITPALDVKEYYCQLAESLQYECGAASSVVVRSADDKQLEVGGALGSTVKDLPKIKDVNEMKMLISQLQKELAELEKWNKELEDDVEMKKAAHMDEIAELECTIDEMRHQEANFKEQMKEQCEDYKGLLSEKMARDMEIAAYRCSSYKVNC; translated from the exons ATGGCCATGCTCCGGGTTTCCTCTTACCGCAAGCTGTTTGAGGAGGATGACTGGAGAAGTGGCGGGTTGAATGTGCAGTGTGCAGGGCAGTACGGGTCCTCCATCAG GGGTGCGGCCATCAACGAGTGTGACTGTGACAAGTTAGACTTTGCAGCTACCAAGACCATCAACCAGGATGGTCTGAACCAGTTTGTCCAGGACCGCACCATCATCGCTGCCCTCAATGACCGCTTGATCAGGCTCATTGAAGTG GCCCGTTGTTTTGAGGAGGAAAACGAGTCTCTTGAATGTCAGATTGTTGAACTAGAGGAGAAACTGAACAGTCGACGAGCCTCCTCTCGTGTCACCTCTTCTGTGGCTGAGCCTGACTGTAGTCTGGATGCAGTTGTGGAAAGACTGCGGAGGGAGAAG AATGAGATTCTCTGTGACACAGAGGAACTGCAGAAAGAGCTTGAACGTCTCATGAAAGAGTATGAGAAGGCTGCACAGCAGAGGATCACCCTCCAGGAGGAGCAACAAGATGTCGCTGAG GAAGTGGATGCTGTGACAGCATGGTGTTTGGCGTTGAGGGAACAAGTGGCTATCTATGAGGAGCAGCTGGCCAACATGGAGGCCCAGCACAAAACG GCACTGGAGAGTCTGCTGGAGCCAGCCGAAGGGACTACAGGAGCGGTGGCAGCTATTAAATTTGGCAGCCCTGACATCACTCCGGCCTTGGATGTAAAGGAGTACTACTGCCAGCTGGCTGAGAGCCTCCAG TACGAGTGTGGTGCAGCCTCTTCTGTGGTGGTTCGCAGCGCTGATGATAAACAACTGGAAGTGGGAGGAGCTCTAGGGTCAACAGTCAAAGACTTGCCGAAGATAAAGGATGTCAATGAGATGAAGATGCTT ATTTCACAGCTACAAAAGGAGCTCGCTGAGCTCGAGAAGTGGAACAAGGAGCTGGAGGACGACGTTGAGATGAAGAAGGCTGCACACATGGACGAGATCGCTGAGTTGGAG TGTACTATAGATGAAATGCGACACCAGGAGGCCAACTTTAAAGAGCAGATGAAGGAGCAGTGTGAAGACTACAAGGGGCTGCTCAGTGAGAAGATGGCCAGAGACATGGAAATAGCTGCCTACAG gtgtTCAAGTTATAAAGTCAACTGCTGA
- the vimr2 gene encoding vimentin isoform X2 — protein sequence MAMLRVSSYRKLFEEDDWRSGGLNVQCAGQYGSSIRGAAINECDCDKLDFAATKTINQDGLNQFVQDRTIIAALNDRLIRLIEVARCFEEENESLECQIVELEEKLNSRRASSRVTSSVAEPDCSLDAVVERLRREKNEILCDTEELQKELERLMKEYEKAAQQRITLQEEQQDVAEEVDAVTAWCLALREQVAIYEEQLANMEAQHKTALESLLEPAEGTTGAVAAIKFGSPDITPALDVKEYYCQLAESLQYECGAASSVVVRSADDKQLEVGGALGSTVKDLPKIKDVNEMKMLISQLQKELAELEKWNKELEDDVEMKKAAHMDEIAELECTIDEMRHQEANFKEQMKEQCEDYKGLLSEKMARDMEIAAYRSLVKAEEERLYNL from the exons ATGGCCATGCTCCGGGTTTCCTCTTACCGCAAGCTGTTTGAGGAGGATGACTGGAGAAGTGGCGGGTTGAATGTGCAGTGTGCAGGGCAGTACGGGTCCTCCATCAG GGGTGCGGCCATCAACGAGTGTGACTGTGACAAGTTAGACTTTGCAGCTACCAAGACCATCAACCAGGATGGTCTGAACCAGTTTGTCCAGGACCGCACCATCATCGCTGCCCTCAATGACCGCTTGATCAGGCTCATTGAAGTG GCCCGTTGTTTTGAGGAGGAAAACGAGTCTCTTGAATGTCAGATTGTTGAACTAGAGGAGAAACTGAACAGTCGACGAGCCTCCTCTCGTGTCACCTCTTCTGTGGCTGAGCCTGACTGTAGTCTGGATGCAGTTGTGGAAAGACTGCGGAGGGAGAAG AATGAGATTCTCTGTGACACAGAGGAACTGCAGAAAGAGCTTGAACGTCTCATGAAAGAGTATGAGAAGGCTGCACAGCAGAGGATCACCCTCCAGGAGGAGCAACAAGATGTCGCTGAG GAAGTGGATGCTGTGACAGCATGGTGTTTGGCGTTGAGGGAACAAGTGGCTATCTATGAGGAGCAGCTGGCCAACATGGAGGCCCAGCACAAAACG GCACTGGAGAGTCTGCTGGAGCCAGCCGAAGGGACTACAGGAGCGGTGGCAGCTATTAAATTTGGCAGCCCTGACATCACTCCGGCCTTGGATGTAAAGGAGTACTACTGCCAGCTGGCTGAGAGCCTCCAG TACGAGTGTGGTGCAGCCTCTTCTGTGGTGGTTCGCAGCGCTGATGATAAACAACTGGAAGTGGGAGGAGCTCTAGGGTCAACAGTCAAAGACTTGCCGAAGATAAAGGATGTCAATGAGATGAAGATGCTT ATTTCACAGCTACAAAAGGAGCTCGCTGAGCTCGAGAAGTGGAACAAGGAGCTGGAGGACGACGTTGAGATGAAGAAGGCTGCACACATGGACGAGATCGCTGAGTTGGAG TGTACTATAGATGAAATGCGACACCAGGAGGCCAACTTTAAAGAGCAGATGAAGGAGCAGTGTGAAGACTACAAGGGGCTGCTCAGTGAGAAGATGGCCAGAGACATGGAAATAGCTGCCTACAG
- the vimr2 gene encoding vimentin isoform X1 gives MAMLRVSSYRKLFEEDDWRSGGLNVQCAGQYGSSIRGAAINECDCDKLDFAATKTINQDGLNQFVQDRTIIAALNDRLIRLIEVARCFEEENESLECQIVELEEKLNSRRASSRVTSSVAEPDCSLDAVVERLRREKNEILCDTEELQKELERLMKEYEKAAQQRITLQEEQQDVAEEVDAVTAWCLALREQVAIYEEQLANMEAQHKTALESLLEPAEGTTGAVAAIKFGSPDITPALDVKEYYCQLAESLQYECGAASSVVVRSADDKQLEVGGALGSTVKDLPKIKDVNEMKMLISQLQKELAELEKWNKELEDDVEMKKAAHMDEIAELECTIDEMRHQEANFKEQMKEQCEDYKGLLSEKMARDMEIAAYRVTHFSPPHPAATDFLLVLPLLI, from the exons ATGGCCATGCTCCGGGTTTCCTCTTACCGCAAGCTGTTTGAGGAGGATGACTGGAGAAGTGGCGGGTTGAATGTGCAGTGTGCAGGGCAGTACGGGTCCTCCATCAG GGGTGCGGCCATCAACGAGTGTGACTGTGACAAGTTAGACTTTGCAGCTACCAAGACCATCAACCAGGATGGTCTGAACCAGTTTGTCCAGGACCGCACCATCATCGCTGCCCTCAATGACCGCTTGATCAGGCTCATTGAAGTG GCCCGTTGTTTTGAGGAGGAAAACGAGTCTCTTGAATGTCAGATTGTTGAACTAGAGGAGAAACTGAACAGTCGACGAGCCTCCTCTCGTGTCACCTCTTCTGTGGCTGAGCCTGACTGTAGTCTGGATGCAGTTGTGGAAAGACTGCGGAGGGAGAAG AATGAGATTCTCTGTGACACAGAGGAACTGCAGAAAGAGCTTGAACGTCTCATGAAAGAGTATGAGAAGGCTGCACAGCAGAGGATCACCCTCCAGGAGGAGCAACAAGATGTCGCTGAG GAAGTGGATGCTGTGACAGCATGGTGTTTGGCGTTGAGGGAACAAGTGGCTATCTATGAGGAGCAGCTGGCCAACATGGAGGCCCAGCACAAAACG GCACTGGAGAGTCTGCTGGAGCCAGCCGAAGGGACTACAGGAGCGGTGGCAGCTATTAAATTTGGCAGCCCTGACATCACTCCGGCCTTGGATGTAAAGGAGTACTACTGCCAGCTGGCTGAGAGCCTCCAG TACGAGTGTGGTGCAGCCTCTTCTGTGGTGGTTCGCAGCGCTGATGATAAACAACTGGAAGTGGGAGGAGCTCTAGGGTCAACAGTCAAAGACTTGCCGAAGATAAAGGATGTCAATGAGATGAAGATGCTT ATTTCACAGCTACAAAAGGAGCTCGCTGAGCTCGAGAAGTGGAACAAGGAGCTGGAGGACGACGTTGAGATGAAGAAGGCTGCACACATGGACGAGATCGCTGAGTTGGAG TGTACTATAGATGAAATGCGACACCAGGAGGCCAACTTTAAAGAGCAGATGAAGGAGCAGTGTGAAGACTACAAGGGGCTGCTCAGTGAGAAGATGGCCAGAGACATGGAAATAGCTGCCTACAG AGTGACGCACTTCAGCCCACCTCATCCTGCTGCCACGGACTTCCTCCTGGTCCTTCCATTGCTGATCTGA
- the vimr2 gene encoding keratin, type II cytoskeletal 74 isoform X4, whose translation MAMLRVSSYRKLFEEDDWRSGGLNVQCAGQYGSSIRGAAINECDCDKLDFAATKTINQDGLNQFVQDRTIIAALNDRLIRLIEVARCFEEENESLECQIVELEEKLNSRRASSRVTSSVAEPDCSLDAVVERLRREKNEILCDTEELQKELERLMKEYEKAAQQRITLQEEQQDVAEEVDAVTAWCLALREQVAIYEEQLANMEAQHKTALESLLEPAEGTTGAVAAIKFGSPDITPALDVKEYYCQLAESLQYECGAASSVVVRSADDKQLEVGGALGSTVKDLPKIKDVNEMKMLISQLQKELAELEKWNKELEDDVEMKKAAHMDEIAELEV comes from the exons ATGGCCATGCTCCGGGTTTCCTCTTACCGCAAGCTGTTTGAGGAGGATGACTGGAGAAGTGGCGGGTTGAATGTGCAGTGTGCAGGGCAGTACGGGTCCTCCATCAG GGGTGCGGCCATCAACGAGTGTGACTGTGACAAGTTAGACTTTGCAGCTACCAAGACCATCAACCAGGATGGTCTGAACCAGTTTGTCCAGGACCGCACCATCATCGCTGCCCTCAATGACCGCTTGATCAGGCTCATTGAAGTG GCCCGTTGTTTTGAGGAGGAAAACGAGTCTCTTGAATGTCAGATTGTTGAACTAGAGGAGAAACTGAACAGTCGACGAGCCTCCTCTCGTGTCACCTCTTCTGTGGCTGAGCCTGACTGTAGTCTGGATGCAGTTGTGGAAAGACTGCGGAGGGAGAAG AATGAGATTCTCTGTGACACAGAGGAACTGCAGAAAGAGCTTGAACGTCTCATGAAAGAGTATGAGAAGGCTGCACAGCAGAGGATCACCCTCCAGGAGGAGCAACAAGATGTCGCTGAG GAAGTGGATGCTGTGACAGCATGGTGTTTGGCGTTGAGGGAACAAGTGGCTATCTATGAGGAGCAGCTGGCCAACATGGAGGCCCAGCACAAAACG GCACTGGAGAGTCTGCTGGAGCCAGCCGAAGGGACTACAGGAGCGGTGGCAGCTATTAAATTTGGCAGCCCTGACATCACTCCGGCCTTGGATGTAAAGGAGTACTACTGCCAGCTGGCTGAGAGCCTCCAG TACGAGTGTGGTGCAGCCTCTTCTGTGGTGGTTCGCAGCGCTGATGATAAACAACTGGAAGTGGGAGGAGCTCTAGGGTCAACAGTCAAAGACTTGCCGAAGATAAAGGATGTCAATGAGATGAAGATGCTT ATTTCACAGCTACAAAAGGAGCTCGCTGAGCTCGAGAAGTGGAACAAGGAGCTGGAGGACGACGTTGAGATGAAGAAGGCTGCACACATGGACGAGATCGCTGAGTTGGAGGTCTGA